From Myotis daubentonii chromosome 15, mMyoDau2.1, whole genome shotgun sequence, one genomic window encodes:
- the SPIB gene encoding transcription factor Spi-B isoform X1 — protein sequence MPLCLSPPRLDGPHFSGLQYPDGIFYDLDSCKHPGYSDSEGAPDSLWGWTEVPAVPATSYEAFDPAVATFSHPQDAQLCYGPSSTYSPVGSLNPAASLEAPAPGFPAYPTEDFACQTLGPPAYAPYPSPVLSEEEDLLLDNPSLEVSDSESDEALMAGPEGGASEAGARKKLRLYQFLLGLLTRGDMRECVWWVEPGAGVFQFSSKHKELLARRWGQQKGNRKRMTYQKLARALRNYAKTGEIRKVKRKLTYQFDMALLPAARRA from the exons ATGcccctgtgtctctccccccccaGGCTGGACGGGCCACACTTCAGCGGTCTG cagtaCCCAGATGGCATCTTCTATGACTTGGACAGCTGCAAGCACCCCGGCTACTCCGACTCAGAGGGGGCTCCTG ACTCCCTGTGGGGCTGGACGGAGGTCCCGGCTGTGCCCGCCACCTCCTACGAAGCCTTCGACCCAGCCGTGGCCACCTTCAGCCACCCCCAGGACGCCCAGCTCTGTTATGGGCCCTCCTCGACCTACAGCCCCGTGGGCAGCCTCAACCCAGCCGCCAGCCTCGAGGCCCCGGCGCCTGGCTTCCCAGCGTACCCCACGGAGGACTTTGCCTgccag ACCCTGGGCCCCCCCGCGTACGCCCCGTACCCCAGCCCCGTGCTGTCGGAAGAGGAGGACCTCTTGCTGGACAACCCCTCCCTGGAGGTCTCGGACAGCGAGTCGGATGAGGCCCTCATGGCTGGCCCCGAGGGCGGGGCGTCCGAGGCAG GGGCCCGCAAGAAGCTGCGCCTGTACCAGTTCCTGCTCGGGCTGCTGACCCGCGGCGACATGCGCGAGTGCGTGTGGTGGGTGGAGCCGGGCGCCGGCGTCTTCCAGTTCTCGTCCAAGCACAAGGAGCTGCTGGCGCGCCGCTGGGGCCAGCAGAAGGGCAACCGCAAGCGCATGACCTACCAGAAGCTGGCCCGCGCCCTGCGCAACTACGCCAAGACCGGCGAGATCCGCAAGGTCAAgcgcaagctcacctaccagtttGACATGGCGCTGCTGCCGGCTGCCCGCCGGGCCTGA
- the SPIB gene encoding transcription factor Spi-B isoform X4, with translation MASSMTWTAASTPATPTQRGLLTLGPPAYAPYPSPVLSEEEDLLLDNPSLEVSDSESDEALMAGPEGGASEAGARKKLRLYQFLLGLLTRGDMRECVWWVEPGAGVFQFSSKHKELLARRWGQQKGNRKRMTYQKLARALRNYAKTGEIRKVKRKLTYQFDMALLPAARRA, from the exons ATGGCATCTTCTATGACTTGGACAGCTGCAAGCACCCCGGCTACTCCGACTCAGAGGGGGCTCCTG ACCCTGGGCCCCCCCGCGTACGCCCCGTACCCCAGCCCCGTGCTGTCGGAAGAGGAGGACCTCTTGCTGGACAACCCCTCCCTGGAGGTCTCGGACAGCGAGTCGGATGAGGCCCTCATGGCTGGCCCCGAGGGCGGGGCGTCCGAGGCAG GGGCCCGCAAGAAGCTGCGCCTGTACCAGTTCCTGCTCGGGCTGCTGACCCGCGGCGACATGCGCGAGTGCGTGTGGTGGGTGGAGCCGGGCGCCGGCGTCTTCCAGTTCTCGTCCAAGCACAAGGAGCTGCTGGCGCGCCGCTGGGGCCAGCAGAAGGGCAACCGCAAGCGCATGACCTACCAGAAGCTGGCCCGCGCCCTGCGCAACTACGCCAAGACCGGCGAGATCCGCAAGGTCAAgcgcaagctcacctaccagtttGACATGGCGCTGCTGCCGGCTGCCCGCCGGGCCTGA
- the POLD1 gene encoding DNA polymerase delta catalytic subunit, producing MYDKRRPGPGAGAGVPPKRARGGLWDEDEAPRPSQFEEELALMEEMEAERRLQELEEELQSAQEGAADRHFSPTARDARWLRPTPPSLDPQTEPLIFQQLEIDHYVGPARPLPGAPAPSRSSVPVLRAFGVTDEGISVCCHIHGFAPYFYTPAPPGFGPEHLGELQRELNGAISRDQRAGKELQGPAVLGVELCSRESMFGYHGHGPSPFLRITLALPRLVAPARRLLEQGVRVAGLGTPSFASYEANVDFEIRFMVDADIVGCNWLELPAGKYVLRPEGKATLCQLEADVLWSDVVSHPPEGQWQRIAPLRVLSFDIECAGRKGIFPEPERDPVIQICSLGLRWGEPEPFLRLALTLRPCAPILGAQVQSYEREEELLQAWSTFIRTIDPDVITGYNIQNFDLPYLISRAQHLKVQDFPFLGRVAGLRSTIRDSSFQSKQTGRRDSKVVSMVGRVQMDMLQVLLREYKLRSYTLNAVSFHFLGEQKEDVQHSIITDLQNGNDQTRRRLAVYCLKDAFLPLRLLERLMVLVNAMEMARVTGVPLGYLLTRGQQVKVVSQLLRQAMREGLLMPVVKTEGGEDYTGATVIEPLKGYYDVPITTLDFSSLYPSIMMAHNLCYTTLLRPGAAQKLGLTEDQFIKTPTGDEFVKTSVRKGLLPQILENLLSARKRAKAELAKETDPLRRQVLDGRQLALKVSANSVYGFTGAQVGKLPCLEISQSVTGFGRQMIEKTKQLVESKYTVENGYSASAKVVYGDTDSVMCRFGVSSVAEAMALGREAADWVSGHFPSPIRLEFEKVYFPYLLISKKRYAGLLFSSRPDTHDRMDCKGLEAVRRDNCPLVANLVTASLRRLLIDRDPEGAVSHAQDVISDLLCNRIDISQLVITKELTRAAADYAGKQAHVELAERMRKRDPGSAPSLGDRVPYVIIGAAKGVAAYMKSEDPLFVLEHSLPIDTQYYLEQQLAKPLLRIFEPILGEGRAEAVLLRGDHTRCKTVLTGKVGGLLAFAKRQSCCIGCRTVLSHQGAVCKFCKPRESELYQKEVSHLNALEERFSRLWTQCQRCQGSLHEDVICTSRDCPIFYMRKKVRKDLEDQEQLLRRFGPPGPEAW from the exons ATGTATGACAAGCGGCGGCCGGgcccgggggccggggccggggtgcCCCCGAAGCGGGCCCGCGGGGGCCTCTGGGATGAGGATGAGGCCCCTCGGCCATCCCAGTTTGAGGAGGAGCTGGCGctgatggaggagatggaggccgAGCGCAGgctgcaggagctggaggaggagctgcagTCGGCCCAGGAGGGGGCTGCCGACC gGCACTTCTCCCCGACAGCCAGAGATGCCCGCTGGCTTCggcccaccccaccttccctggaCCCCCAGACGGAACCCCTCATCTTCCAGCAGTTGGAGATCGACCATTATGTGG gcccagcccggcCCCTGCCTGGGGCGCCTGCACCCTCCCGCAGCTCCGTGCCTGTGCTCCGCGCCTTCGGGGTCACTGATGAGGGCATCTCCGTCTGCTGCCACATCCACGGCTTCGCCCCCTATTTCTACACCCCAGCGCCCCCGG gctttgGGCCCGAGCACCTGGGTGAGCTGCAGCGGGAGCTGAACGGGGCCATCAGCCGGGACCAGCGCGCGGGCAAGGAGCTCCAGGGGCCGGCCGTGCTGGGCGTGGAGCTGTGCTCCCGGGAGA GCATGTTCGGGTACCATGGGCACGGCCCCTCGCCGTTTCTGCGCATCACCCTGGCTCTGCCCCGCCTCGTGGCCCCCGCTCGCCGCCTCCTGGAGCAGGGAGTCCGTGTGGCaggcctgggcacccccagctttGCGTCCTATGAGGCCAACGTTGACTTTGAGATCCG GTTCATGGTGGACGCGGACATCGTGGGCTGCAATTGGCTGGAACTGCCCGCTGGGAAATACGTCCTGAGGCCGGAGGGGAAA GCCACACTGTGTCAGCTGGAGGCAGACGTACTGTGGTCAGACGTGGTCAGCCACCCGCCAGAAGGGCAGTGGCAGCGAATCGCACCCCTGCGTGTGCTCAGCTTTGACATCGAGTGCGCCGGCCGCAAAG gCATCTTTCCTGAGCCCGAGCGGGACCCCGTGATCCAGATCTGCTCGCTGGGCCTGCGCTGGGGCGAGCCGGAGCCCTTCCTGCGCCTGGCGCTCACCCTGCGGCCCTGCGCCCCCATCCTGGGTGCCCAGGTGCAGAGCTACGAGCGGGAAGAGGAGCTGCTCCAG GCCTGGTCGACCTTCATCCGCACCATAGATCCCGACGTGATCACCGGCTACAACATCCAGAACTTCGACCTTCCCTACCTCATCTCCCGGGCCCAGCACCTCAAG GTGCAGGACTTCCCCTTCCTGGGCCGTGTGGCTGGCCTCCGCTCCACCATCCGGGACTCGTCCTTCCAGTCGAAGCAGACTGGCCGGCGGGACAGCAAGGTGGTCAGCATGGTGGGCCGCGTGCAGATGGACATGCTGCAG GTGCTGCTGCGGGAGTACAAGCTCCGCTCCTACACGCTCAACGCCGTGAGCTTCCACTTCCTGGGGGAGCAGAAGGAGGACGTGCAGCACAGCATCATCACCGACCTGCAG AACGGGAACGACCAGACGCGCCGCCGCCTGGCGGTGTACTGCCTCAAGGACGCCTTCCTGCCGCTGCGGCTGCTGGAGCGGCTCATGGTGCTGGTGAACGCCATGGAGATGGCGCGCGTCACCGGCGTGCCCCTCGGCTACCTGCTCACCCGCGGCCAGCAGGTCAAGGTGGTGTCGCAGCTGCTGCGGCAG GCCATGCGCGAGGGGCTGCTGATGCCCGTGGTGAAGACAGAGGGCGGCGAGGACTACACGGGAGCCACGGTCATCGAGCCCCTCAAAGG GTACTACGACGTCCCCATCACCACCCTGGATTTCTCCTCGCTGTACCCGTCCATCATGATGGCCCACAACCTGTGCTACACCACGCTCCTGCGGCCCGGCGCCGCCCAGAAACTGGG CCTGACCGAGGACCAGTTCATCAAGACGCCCACCGGGGACGAGTTTGTGAAGACGTCGGTGCGCAAGGGGCTGCTGCCCCAGATCCTGGAGAACCTGCTCAGCGCCCGGAAGAG ggccaaGGCCGAGCTGGCCAAGGAGACAGACCCCCTGCGGCGGCAGGTCCTGGACGGGCGGCAGCTGGCACTGAAAGTGAGCGCCAACTCTGTGTACGGCTTCACCGGCGCCCAGGTGGGCAAGCTGCCGTGCCTGGAGATCTCCCAG AGCGTCACCGGGTTTGGGCGCCAGATGATTGAGAAAACGAAGCAGCTGGTGGAGTCCAAGTACACAGTGGAGAACGGCTACAGCGCCAGCGCCAAG GTGGTGTACGGCGACACCGACTCCGTCATGTGCCGGTTTGGTGTCTCCTCCGTGGCGGAAGCGATGGCTCTGGGGCGGGAGGCTGCAGACTGGGTGTccggccacttcccctcccccatccggCTGGAGTTTGAGAAG GTCTACTTCCCTTACCTGCTCATCAGCAAGAAGCGCTATGCTGGCCTGCTCTTCTCCTCCCGGCCCGACACCCATGACCGCATGGACTGCAAGGGCCTGGAGGCTGTGCGCAGGgacaactgccccctggtggccaaccTCGTCACCGCCTCCCTTCGCCGCCTGCTCATCGACCG AGACCCCGAGGGCGCCGTGTCCCACGCACAGGACGTCATCTCGGACCTGCTGTGCAACCGCATCGACATCTCGCAGCTGGTCATCACCAAGGAGCTGACCCGCGCGGCCGCCGACTACGCCGGCAAGCAGGCCCATGTGGAGCTGGCCGAGAG GATGAGGAAGCGGGACCCCGGGAGCGCGCCCAGCCTGGGAGACCGGGTGCCCTACGTGATCATCGGGGCCGCCAAGGGCGTGGCTGCCTACATGAAGTCCGAG GACCCCCTGTTTGTGCTGGAGCACAGCCTGCCCATCGACACGCAGTACTACCTGGAGCAGCAGCTCGCCAAGCCGCTCCTGCGCATCTTCGAGCCCATCCTGGGCGAGGGCCGCGCCGAGGCCGTGCTGCTGC GGGGGGACCACACACGATGCAAGACCGTGCTCACCGGCAAGGTGGGCGGCCTCCTGGCCTTCGCCAAGCGGCAGAGCTGCTGTATCGGCTGCCGCACTGTCCTCAGCCACCAAG gagcCGTGTGCAAGTTCTGCAAGCCCCGGGAGTCGGAGCTGTATCAGAAGGAG GTGTCACACCTGAACGCCCTGGAGGAGCGCTTCTCGCGCCTGTGGACGCAGTGCCAGCGCTGTCAGGGCAGCCTGCACGAGGACGTCATCTGCACCAG cCGGGACTGCCCCATCTTCTACATGCGCAAGAAGGTGCGCAAGGACCTGGAGGACCAGGAGCAGCTTCTGAGGCGCTTCGGCCCCCCTGGCCCCGAGGCCTGGTGA
- the SPIB gene encoding transcription factor Spi-B isoform X3: MASSMTWTAASTPATPTQRGLLTPCGAGRRSRLCPPPPTKPSTQPWPPSATPRTPSSVMGPPRPTAPWAASTQPPASRPRRLASQRTPRRTLPASPVLSEEEDLLLDNPSLEVSDSESDEALMAGPEGGASEAGARKKLRLYQFLLGLLTRGDMRECVWWVEPGAGVFQFSSKHKELLARRWGQQKGNRKRMTYQKLARALRNYAKTGEIRKVKRKLTYQFDMALLPAARRA, translated from the exons ATGGCATCTTCTATGACTTGGACAGCTGCAAGCACCCCGGCTACTCCGACTCAGAGGGGGCTCCTG ACTCCCTGTGGGGCTGGACGGAGGTCCCGGCTGTGCCCGCCACCTCCTACGAAGCCTTCGACCCAGCCGTGGCCACCTTCAGCCACCCCCAGGACGCCCAGCTCTGTTATGGGCCCTCCTCGACCTACAGCCCCGTGGGCAGCCTCAACCCAGCCGCCAGCCTCGAGGCCCCGGCGCCTGGCTTCCCAGCGTACCCCACGGAGGACTTTGCCTgccag CCCCGTGCTGTCGGAAGAGGAGGACCTCTTGCTGGACAACCCCTCCCTGGAGGTCTCGGACAGCGAGTCGGATGAGGCCCTCATGGCTGGCCCCGAGGGCGGGGCGTCCGAGGCAG GGGCCCGCAAGAAGCTGCGCCTGTACCAGTTCCTGCTCGGGCTGCTGACCCGCGGCGACATGCGCGAGTGCGTGTGGTGGGTGGAGCCGGGCGCCGGCGTCTTCCAGTTCTCGTCCAAGCACAAGGAGCTGCTGGCGCGCCGCTGGGGCCAGCAGAAGGGCAACCGCAAGCGCATGACCTACCAGAAGCTGGCCCGCGCCCTGCGCAACTACGCCAAGACCGGCGAGATCCGCAAGGTCAAgcgcaagctcacctaccagtttGACATGGCGCTGCTGCCGGCTGCCCGCCGGGCCTGA
- the SPIB gene encoding transcription factor Spi-B isoform X2, giving the protein MPLCLSPPRLDGPHFSGLYPDGIFYDLDSCKHPGYSDSEGAPDSLWGWTEVPAVPATSYEAFDPAVATFSHPQDAQLCYGPSSTYSPVGSLNPAASLEAPAPGFPAYPTEDFACQTLGPPAYAPYPSPVLSEEEDLLLDNPSLEVSDSESDEALMAGPEGGASEAGARKKLRLYQFLLGLLTRGDMRECVWWVEPGAGVFQFSSKHKELLARRWGQQKGNRKRMTYQKLARALRNYAKTGEIRKVKRKLTYQFDMALLPAARRA; this is encoded by the exons ATGcccctgtgtctctccccccccaGGCTGGACGGGCCACACTTCAGCGGTCTG taCCCAGATGGCATCTTCTATGACTTGGACAGCTGCAAGCACCCCGGCTACTCCGACTCAGAGGGGGCTCCTG ACTCCCTGTGGGGCTGGACGGAGGTCCCGGCTGTGCCCGCCACCTCCTACGAAGCCTTCGACCCAGCCGTGGCCACCTTCAGCCACCCCCAGGACGCCCAGCTCTGTTATGGGCCCTCCTCGACCTACAGCCCCGTGGGCAGCCTCAACCCAGCCGCCAGCCTCGAGGCCCCGGCGCCTGGCTTCCCAGCGTACCCCACGGAGGACTTTGCCTgccag ACCCTGGGCCCCCCCGCGTACGCCCCGTACCCCAGCCCCGTGCTGTCGGAAGAGGAGGACCTCTTGCTGGACAACCCCTCCCTGGAGGTCTCGGACAGCGAGTCGGATGAGGCCCTCATGGCTGGCCCCGAGGGCGGGGCGTCCGAGGCAG GGGCCCGCAAGAAGCTGCGCCTGTACCAGTTCCTGCTCGGGCTGCTGACCCGCGGCGACATGCGCGAGTGCGTGTGGTGGGTGGAGCCGGGCGCCGGCGTCTTCCAGTTCTCGTCCAAGCACAAGGAGCTGCTGGCGCGCCGCTGGGGCCAGCAGAAGGGCAACCGCAAGCGCATGACCTACCAGAAGCTGGCCCGCGCCCTGCGCAACTACGCCAAGACCGGCGAGATCCGCAAGGTCAAgcgcaagctcacctaccagtttGACATGGCGCTGCTGCCGGCTGCCCGCCGGGCCTGA